From one Microlunatus sp. Gsoil 973 genomic stretch:
- a CDS encoding DNA-3-methyladenine glycosylase I produces MAAPETGSVVGPDGRRRCPWGVGDPLYLDYHDTEWGRPVTTVHGLYERLTLEAFQSGLAWITILRKRPAFRAAFADFDPDRVARFDDTDVQRLMADTGIVRNRAKIDAAINNARVISDWGQGFADLVLSYAQPGRPRPNSDAEIPAVTPESIALSKALKKHGIRFLGPTTAYASMQAVGLVDDHLADCFVMVDAN; encoded by the coding sequence ATGGCGGCGCCGGAGACCGGCTCGGTGGTCGGGCCGGATGGCCGGCGACGTTGCCCGTGGGGCGTCGGCGATCCGCTGTATCTCGACTATCACGACACCGAGTGGGGTCGTCCGGTCACCACGGTCCACGGCCTGTACGAACGGCTGACGCTCGAGGCGTTCCAGTCCGGGCTTGCCTGGATCACCATCCTGCGCAAACGGCCGGCCTTCCGCGCGGCGTTCGCCGACTTCGACCCGGACCGGGTGGCCCGCTTCGACGACACGGACGTGCAGCGGCTGATGGCCGACACCGGCATCGTCCGCAACCGGGCCAAGATCGACGCCGCGATCAACAACGCCAGGGTGATCTCCGACTGGGGCCAAGGTTTCGCCGACCTGGTGCTGTCCTACGCCCAGCCCGGGCGTCCGCGGCCGAACTCCGACGCGGAGATCCCCGCCGTGACGCCGGAGTCGATCGCCCTGTCCAAGGCGCTGAAGAAGCACGGCATCCGCTTCCTCGGCCCGACGACGGCGTACGCATCCATGCAGGCTGTCGGCCTGGTCGACGACCACCTCGCGGACTGCTTCGTCATGGTTGACGCCAACTGA
- the fdxA gene encoding ferredoxin: MTYVIAQPCVDLKDLACVEECPVDCIYEGKRMLYIHPDECVDCGACEPVCPVEAIFYEDDVPEEWKNYYDANVGFFDDLGSPGGAAKLGPIDKDHEIVAALPPQEHDE, encoded by the coding sequence GTGACGTACGTCATCGCGCAGCCATGTGTTGATCTCAAGGACCTGGCCTGCGTCGAGGAATGTCCGGTGGATTGCATCTACGAAGGCAAGCGGATGCTCTACATCCACCCCGATGAGTGCGTCGACTGCGGCGCCTGCGAACCGGTCTGCCCGGTCGAGGCGATCTTCTACGAGGACGACGTGCCTGAGGAGTGGAAGAACTACTACGACGCGAACGTCGGATTCTTCGACGACCTCGGGTCGCCCGGCGGCGCCGCCAAGCTCGGCCCGATCGACAAGGACCACGAGATCGTCGCGGCGCTGCCGCCCCAGGAACACGACGAGTGA
- a CDS encoding GNAT family N-acetyltransferase, whose translation MTNLRIRAVEAGDLIPVDLPAPRPDVDGARWRRTRVAVADGQIVGIASVALSAATDSYFCEVEVVPGHRRRGIGTQLYAAVHRLTDPRFPVLARAMDSFPLRRRFAEALGCSVVTRCPAPWIDPPTPAAESWATGQQAPAGYRTTVIGDRPLAIVKDAWASSFAWVHRAFGAVHIDRIPQMWDQYSKGVDPAASAVAVDRNQTIVAFSLVSPDAWDGRTFIVAETAHPDQAHGTQVLGATVATSVTVLARRGTRRVQLEGHTTDRHTPDVMRSLPAVGSDPMDILRLEPPPAVSRGGCR comes from the coding sequence GTGACGAACCTACGGATCCGTGCGGTCGAGGCCGGGGACCTCATCCCGGTCGACCTGCCTGCACCACGCCCCGATGTAGACGGCGCCCGCTGGCGCCGCACCCGCGTCGCAGTCGCCGACGGACAGATCGTAGGCATCGCCAGCGTCGCCCTCTCCGCGGCCACCGACTCCTATTTCTGCGAGGTAGAGGTCGTGCCCGGCCACCGCCGGCGAGGCATCGGTACGCAGCTGTACGCCGCCGTCCACCGGCTCACCGATCCCCGCTTCCCCGTCCTGGCCCGGGCGATGGACAGCTTTCCGTTGCGACGTCGGTTCGCAGAAGCGCTGGGTTGTTCGGTGGTCACCCGGTGCCCTGCGCCGTGGATCGACCCGCCGACGCCGGCGGCCGAGAGCTGGGCTACCGGGCAACAGGCGCCGGCCGGATATCGCACGACGGTCATCGGCGACCGGCCGCTGGCGATCGTCAAGGACGCCTGGGCGAGCTCGTTCGCGTGGGTGCACCGGGCGTTCGGCGCGGTCCACATCGACCGGATTCCGCAGATGTGGGACCAGTACAGCAAGGGTGTCGACCCCGCCGCCTCCGCGGTCGCCGTCGACCGGAACCAGACGATCGTCGCCTTCAGTCTGGTCAGCCCCGACGCGTGGGACGGCAGGACGTTCATCGTTGCGGAGACGGCGCATCCCGACCAGGCACACGGAACACAGGTACTCGGTGCCACAGTCGCAACATCCGTGACGGTGCTGGCCCGCCGCGGGACCCGCCGCGTCCAGCTCGAGGGCCACACCACCGATCGGCACACCCCTGATGTGATGCGAAGCCTCCCGGCGGTCGGGAGCGATCCGATGGACATCCTCCGGCTCGAGCCGCCCCCGGCCGTCAGCCGCGGTGGATGTCGGTGA
- the dapD gene encoding 2,3,4,5-tetrahydropyridine-2,6-dicarboxylate N-succinyltransferase: MTDVQNGRPAWGWGVATVHASGQVLDTYYPDPQLGLPENSEPPEELAITAAGASSSDPIRRVHTDLVRTVIDLDDAPTGAADVYLRLHLLSHRLVRPREVNLDGWAGLLNTVVWTSIGPCAVEGFEAIRTRMRADRRELTVHGVDKFPRMLDYVIPGGVRIGDASRVRLGAHLAPGTVVMHEGFVNFNAGTLGPAMIEGRVSQGVVVGKDSDVGGGASIMGTMSGGGSHVVSVGERSLIGANAGIGISLGDDCVVEAGLYVTAGTKVTLAGQGGQDSRVVKALELSGQNNLLFIRNSVTGAVEARDRAGRTVQLNASLHAI; encoded by the coding sequence GTGACCGACGTTCAGAATGGCCGACCCGCCTGGGGCTGGGGCGTTGCCACCGTGCACGCCTCCGGCCAGGTGCTCGACACCTATTACCCCGACCCGCAGCTCGGCCTGCCGGAGAACAGTGAGCCGCCGGAGGAGTTGGCGATCACTGCGGCCGGGGCGAGCAGCAGTGACCCGATCCGCCGGGTGCACACCGACCTGGTCCGGACCGTGATCGACCTGGACGATGCGCCGACCGGCGCCGCGGACGTCTACCTGAGGCTGCATCTGCTGAGCCATCGGCTGGTCCGGCCGCGGGAGGTCAACCTCGACGGGTGGGCCGGGCTGCTGAACACGGTGGTCTGGACCTCGATCGGCCCCTGCGCGGTCGAGGGTTTCGAGGCGATCCGGACTCGGATGCGGGCCGACCGACGGGAACTCACGGTGCACGGCGTGGACAAGTTCCCCCGGATGCTGGACTACGTCATCCCGGGCGGGGTGCGGATCGGGGACGCCTCCCGGGTACGCCTCGGCGCGCATCTGGCGCCGGGCACCGTGGTGATGCACGAGGGCTTCGTGAACTTCAACGCGGGCACACTGGGTCCGGCGATGATCGAGGGTCGGGTCAGCCAGGGCGTCGTGGTCGGCAAGGACTCCGACGTCGGCGGCGGCGCCTCGATCATGGGCACCATGTCCGGCGGCGGCAGCCACGTGGTGTCGGTCGGCGAGCGGAGCCTGATCGGAGCCAATGCCGGGATCGGCATCTCGCTGGGTGACGACTGCGTCGTCGAGGCCGGCCTGTATGTGACGGCCGGAACCAAGGTGACGCTCGCCGGCCAGGGTGGACAGGACAGCCGGGTGGTCAAGGCCCTCGAACTCTCCGGCCAGAACAACCTGCTCTTCATCCGCAATTCGGTGACCGGTGCTGTCGAGGCACGGGACCGGGCAGGACGGACCGTGCAGCTCAACGCGTCGCTGCACGCGATCTAG
- the dapC gene encoding succinyldiaminopimelate transaminase, which yields MTNRLAAALADYPWDALQPAKQRAAEHPGGIVDLSIGTPVDDTPAVAVEALAAAGNSPGYPTVAGPPELRSAVAGYLGRRTSATVDPGAVLPTIGSKEFVAWLPTQLALGPDDVVVVPEAAYPTYAAGATIAGCRVVATDDLDRWDDVRPRLVWLNSPSNPTGRIFDVDQLRARVDRARALGAVVASDECYLEFAWDVPAVSVLDPRVCGGDHTGLLAVHSLSKIANLAGYRAGFVAGDPQVIADLTMIRRHAGMIISRPVQQAMIALLGTDEHIEQQRGRYRARRDLLRPALERVGLVVDHSQGSLYLWVTDPDGDCWKTVDRLAEIGILVGPGAFYGQNCGDHVRVALTATDERIRAAVKRLAAL from the coding sequence GTGACCAACCGGCTGGCGGCCGCTCTGGCCGACTACCCCTGGGATGCCCTGCAGCCAGCCAAGCAGCGGGCCGCCGAGCATCCCGGTGGGATCGTCGACCTGTCGATCGGTACACCGGTCGACGACACTCCCGCAGTCGCCGTTGAGGCGCTCGCGGCCGCCGGCAACAGTCCCGGTTATCCGACGGTGGCCGGTCCGCCGGAACTGCGATCGGCGGTCGCCGGCTATCTGGGCCGCCGGACGTCGGCGACGGTGGACCCCGGCGCGGTGCTGCCGACCATCGGCAGCAAGGAATTCGTGGCCTGGCTGCCGACCCAGCTTGCGCTCGGGCCGGATGACGTGGTCGTCGTCCCCGAAGCCGCCTACCCGACCTACGCAGCGGGCGCGACGATCGCCGGTTGCCGGGTGGTGGCAACCGACGACCTGGACCGGTGGGACGACGTCCGACCCCGGCTGGTCTGGCTGAACTCGCCGTCCAATCCCACCGGTAGGATCTTCGACGTCGATCAGTTGCGAGCCCGCGTCGACCGGGCCCGCGCGCTGGGGGCAGTCGTCGCCTCCGACGAGTGCTACCTGGAGTTCGCCTGGGACGTGCCGGCCGTTTCGGTGCTGGATCCGCGGGTCTGCGGCGGCGATCACACCGGCCTGTTGGCTGTCCATTCGCTGTCCAAGATCGCCAACCTCGCCGGCTACCGGGCGGGATTCGTCGCCGGTGATCCGCAGGTCATCGCCGATCTCACCATGATCCGCCGACATGCCGGCATGATCATCTCCCGACCGGTCCAGCAGGCGATGATCGCCCTGCTGGGTACCGACGAGCACATCGAACAGCAGCGGGGGCGGTACCGGGCCCGCCGCGACCTGCTCCGCCCGGCGCTGGAACGGGTGGGCTTGGTCGTCGACCATTCGCAAGGGTCCCTGTACCTGTGGGTCACCGACCCGGACGGCGATTGCTGGAAGACCGTCGATCGGCTTGCCGAGATCGGCATCCTGGTCGGTCCCGGAGCGTTCTACGGCCAGAACTGCGGTGACCATGTACGGGTGGCGTTGACGGCCACCGACGAGCGGATACGGGCCGCAGTGAAGCGGCTGGCCGCACTTTAG
- a CDS encoding GntR family transcriptional regulator, with the protein MTHTPRSARIKAGSATAADRAYSHVKERILSGDLEGGVLVSEGEIADTLQMSRTPVREAFLRLQTEGWMKLYPKRGAAITPIKPREVEEVIEARALVESHAVSALAARPERAAGLAAHLRPIIDRQSQAADADDLPGFAVADADFHAEIAAASGNELLIDFYRGLRDRQRRMTRDSVQRSPDVRDRILDQHRRLVELIAAGDADGFRTEIGRHLTDIHRG; encoded by the coding sequence GTGACCCATACGCCGCGATCAGCGAGGATCAAGGCCGGCAGCGCGACCGCGGCCGACCGTGCCTACAGCCACGTCAAGGAGCGCATCCTGTCGGGCGACCTGGAGGGCGGTGTGTTGGTCAGCGAGGGGGAGATCGCCGACACCCTGCAGATGAGCCGAACACCGGTCCGGGAGGCCTTCCTGCGTTTGCAGACCGAGGGCTGGATGAAGCTGTATCCCAAACGCGGCGCGGCGATCACCCCGATCAAGCCGCGTGAGGTGGAAGAGGTCATCGAGGCCAGGGCACTCGTCGAATCCCATGCCGTTTCGGCGCTGGCCGCCCGGCCGGAGCGGGCAGCCGGCCTGGCTGCGCACCTCCGGCCGATCATCGACCGGCAATCGCAGGCTGCCGACGCCGACGATCTGCCGGGGTTTGCGGTCGCCGACGCCGACTTCCACGCGGAGATCGCGGCGGCGAGCGGAAACGAGTTGCTGATCGACTTCTACCGTGGACTGCGTGACCGGCAGCGACGGATGACCCGGGATTCCGTCCAGCGCAGCCCCGACGTCCGGGACCGGATCCTCGATCAGCACCGCCGCCTCGTCGAGCTGATCGCCGCGGGGGACGCCGACGGTTTCCGGACCGAGATCGGCAGACACCTCACCGACATCCACCGCGGCTGA
- a CDS encoding SRPBCC family protein: MTLRFNGSAMVPAAPADVWPHLVDWVGQSRWIPLTTMRVIQERVEGIGSRIRAEHGPKVGRKRVGFTDNMVVTGWEPPYELEVAHLGPWFTGVGVFTIEARGLRSWLSIRERIDLPGGRPAEMAALAIRPVLQSQLAGSLRRFAQLVAEHAPRPTELSDPSRRHLAKHTRAAVFTDEVEKRRRRQDRRRRSDAERVG, from the coding sequence GTGACCTTGCGATTCAACGGCTCGGCCATGGTGCCGGCCGCGCCGGCCGACGTGTGGCCGCATCTGGTCGACTGGGTCGGCCAGTCCCGCTGGATCCCGCTGACCACGATGCGGGTGATCCAGGAGCGGGTGGAAGGGATCGGTTCGCGGATCCGCGCCGAGCACGGCCCGAAGGTCGGCCGGAAACGAGTCGGCTTCACCGACAACATGGTGGTCACCGGTTGGGAGCCGCCGTACGAACTCGAGGTGGCGCATCTGGGGCCGTGGTTCACCGGCGTCGGGGTCTTCACCATTGAGGCGCGCGGGCTACGCAGCTGGCTGTCCATCCGGGAGCGGATCGACCTGCCGGGCGGTCGGCCAGCCGAGATGGCGGCCCTGGCGATCCGACCTGTGCTGCAGAGCCAGCTCGCCGGCAGTCTGCGGCGTTTCGCCCAGTTGGTCGCCGAGCACGCGCCCCGGCCGACGGAGTTGTCCGATCCGTCCCGGCGTCACCTGGCCAAGCACACCCGCGCGGCAGTCTTCACTGATGAGGTGGAGAAGCGCAGGCGCCGCCAGGACCGCCGGCGCCGGTCGGACGCCGAGCGGGTCGGCTGA
- a CDS encoding serine hydrolase, translating into MIDTGKLDGAWQQLTALRSQAAERPLFPGAVLLCGVDDKIIYHRAGGFALCYADQHGTLLPESERVAMSIDTVFDLASISKLFTSLVIMGLVESGDIELDRRVIDYLPEFAAARKKAVTVRQLLVHTSGFPAEIPLWRLYGDPVARIRGALVAELVTAPGTAYCYSDLNLITLGELAARITGHRLDRLVADRICTPLGLADTGYNPDPALRNRIAATEYQILPDRGMVRGEVHDENAWSLGGVAGHAGVFSTAADLARLARAIIDRELLGDTAWTQMITNHTARFPGHDHGLGFEINQSWYMGELAGPSTIGHTGYTGTSLVIDLQRRAYVILLTNRVHPHRGWGSVNPARVLAADGLARTLSAR; encoded by the coding sequence ATGATCGACACGGGGAAGTTGGACGGGGCCTGGCAGCAGCTGACCGCGCTCCGGTCCCAAGCAGCGGAGCGTCCGCTGTTCCCCGGTGCGGTACTGCTCTGCGGCGTGGACGACAAGATCATCTACCACCGTGCCGGCGGCTTCGCACTCTGTTACGCCGACCAGCACGGGACGCTGCTGCCGGAGTCCGAGCGGGTCGCGATGAGCATCGACACCGTGTTCGACCTGGCGTCGATCTCCAAGCTCTTCACCTCGTTGGTGATCATGGGGCTGGTGGAATCGGGCGACATCGAACTCGACCGGCGGGTGATCGACTATCTGCCCGAGTTCGCCGCCGCCCGGAAGAAGGCGGTGACAGTCCGCCAGTTGCTGGTCCACACCTCGGGGTTCCCCGCAGAGATTCCGCTCTGGCGGCTGTACGGCGACCCTGTCGCCCGGATCCGCGGCGCTCTGGTGGCCGAACTCGTCACCGCGCCCGGGACGGCCTACTGCTACAGCGACCTGAACCTGATCACGCTCGGTGAGCTTGCCGCCCGGATCACCGGACATCGCCTGGACCGGCTGGTCGCCGACCGGATCTGCACCCCGCTGGGTCTGGCCGACACCGGCTACAACCCCGACCCGGCACTCCGGAACCGGATTGCAGCGACCGAGTACCAGATCCTTCCCGATCGGGGCATGGTGCGCGGGGAGGTGCATGACGAGAACGCCTGGTCGCTCGGCGGTGTGGCCGGGCATGCGGGCGTATTCTCCACCGCAGCCGACCTTGCCCGGTTGGCCCGGGCGATCATCGACCGAGAACTGCTCGGTGACACGGCCTGGACCCAGATGATCACCAACCACACAGCCCGGTTCCCCGGGCATGATCACGGACTGGGATTCGAGATCAACCAGAGCTGGTACATGGGCGAGTTGGCCGGCCCGAGCACCATCGGTCACACCGGCTACACCGGTACCTCGCTGGTCATCGATCTCCAGCGACGCGCCTACGTGATCCTGCTGACCAACCGCGTCCATCCCCATCGCGGCTGGGGGAGTGTCAACCCCGCCCGGGTGCTGGCCGCCGACGGACTGGCCCGCACGCTCAGCGCACGGTGA
- a CDS encoding MFS transporter has product MRWVGWRGGRGVALALATVAWGGNQFTPLLVMYRQHSGFSNQAVTVLLAAYVAGIVPALLFGGPLSDRHGRRPLMYPAPAIAALGSLLLAAGAGSEPVLFIGRMLSGVALGLGMAVGTSWLKELRPASGGADASTALTLGFAVGAGAAAALAQFAPWPTGSAYLVHVGLAFAATLLIVGTPETRTDPVGRRSGIARRAGRRIGWWTSRRPGLGRGVGSGCSWYRWRPGSSASPAVRTRSCLSCWPAGPGAWPPECPACTA; this is encoded by the coding sequence ATGAGGTGGGTCGGGTGGAGGGGCGGGCGTGGAGTCGCCCTGGCGCTGGCGACCGTCGCCTGGGGTGGCAACCAGTTCACGCCACTGCTGGTGATGTACCGACAACACTCCGGCTTCTCCAACCAGGCGGTCACCGTGCTGTTGGCGGCCTACGTCGCCGGCATCGTCCCGGCGTTGCTGTTCGGCGGCCCGCTGTCGGACCGGCACGGCCGCCGACCACTGATGTATCCGGCGCCCGCGATCGCTGCACTGGGCAGCCTGCTGCTGGCGGCCGGTGCCGGCTCCGAGCCGGTGCTCTTCATCGGCCGGATGCTGTCCGGTGTGGCACTCGGCCTCGGCATGGCTGTCGGCACCAGCTGGCTGAAGGAGCTCCGGCCGGCCTCGGGTGGTGCCGACGCCTCCACCGCACTGACCCTCGGATTCGCCGTCGGTGCCGGTGCGGCCGCCGCGCTGGCCCAATTCGCTCCATGGCCGACCGGCTCGGCCTACCTGGTGCACGTCGGGCTGGCCTTCGCGGCGACTCTGCTGATCGTCGGCACGCCGGAGACCCGCACCGATCCGGTGGGGCGGCGATCGGGGATCGCGCGCCGGGCAGGCCGGCGGATCGGGTGGTGGACGAGTCGGCGGCCCGGGCTTGGGCGCGGCGTCGGTTCGGGCTGCTCGTGGTACCGATGGCGCCCTGGATCTTCGGCTTCGCCGGCAGTGCGTACGCGATCCTGCCTGAGCTGTTGGCCGGCTGGTCCCGGGGCCTGGCCACCGGAGTGTCCGGCCTGCACTGCCTGA
- a CDS encoding NAD(P)-dependent oxidoreductase, whose translation MTRRVLVTGAAGYIAALILPALRERYDLTLVDVRDTDRDGRPVPGVEVLDLLDDPQGRFDELCRGIDTIVHAGFRRPSAGPSYAAERINVDMAARVFQAAADSDVRRVVCTSTNQASKWYERPWKAKQIDRVDPFDYPRPDTFYGWAKVAYESLGFLYATGAQTRPVPNVQIRIVAPRPIRAADFADRPLADYLRDIAGWVSPRDLQQLYVRCIEAESIDDPFGVGFQIFYAVSDNARTFWSISNARRVVGYAPQDDSEVTYAGEIAEMLARG comes from the coding sequence ATGACCCGACGTGTACTGGTGACCGGAGCGGCCGGCTACATCGCCGCGCTGATCCTTCCGGCCCTCCGCGAACGGTATGACCTCACGCTGGTCGACGTGCGGGACACCGATCGCGACGGGCGGCCGGTACCGGGCGTCGAGGTGCTCGATCTGCTTGACGATCCGCAGGGCCGGTTCGATGAGTTGTGCCGTGGGATCGACACGATCGTGCATGCCGGATTCCGGCGGCCGTCCGCCGGGCCGTCGTACGCGGCGGAGCGGATCAACGTCGACATGGCGGCCCGGGTCTTCCAGGCCGCCGCCGACAGCGACGTCCGGCGCGTCGTCTGCACCAGCACCAACCAGGCCAGCAAGTGGTACGAACGGCCGTGGAAGGCCAAGCAGATCGACCGGGTCGACCCGTTCGACTATCCACGGCCCGACACGTTCTACGGCTGGGCAAAGGTCGCCTACGAGTCGCTCGGATTCCTGTACGCGACAGGCGCCCAGACCAGGCCGGTTCCCAACGTGCAGATCCGGATCGTTGCGCCGCGGCCGATCCGCGCAGCCGATTTCGCCGACCGGCCGCTGGCCGACTATCTCCGCGACATCGCCGGCTGGGTGAGCCCGCGGGATCTGCAGCAGCTGTACGTCCGTTGCATCGAGGCGGAGTCCATCGACGACCCGTTCGGCGTCGGGTTCCAGATCTTCTACGCGGTCTCCGACAACGCCCGGACGTTCTGGTCGATCAGCAATGCCCGCCGTGTCGTCGGCTACGCACCCCAGGACGATTCGGAGGTCACGTACGCCGGCGAGATCGCGGAGATGCTTGCCCGCGGCTGA
- a CDS encoding glycoside hydrolase family 3 protein, producing MIDPLPVLATMNLEQKIGQLIIQLVYGAADDEPDKRNTELFGVPTPAEVVRKYHLGGVVYFAWAGNTADPRQIGRLSNGLQAAAKAAGLPPLIIGTDQETGRVVRMGPPATQFPGAMALAAAHSADAVRQAYAITGRELRAVGINADFAPVADVNVNQANPVIGVRSFSSEPDVVADQVAAAVAGLQLDAGISAAAKHFPGHGDTATDSHHGLPVITHSMIDWEALDAPPFRAAVRSGVDMIMTGHLALPDCDPSGDPATLSRPVLTGLLREDLDFSGVIITDSLRMDAVRESYGDGEVAVRALEAGVDILLEPADPDAAVSAIREAIQTGRLTEQRIDASVRRILELKQRRGLFDVAPTDAAEIDRLVGSVENRDRAAAITDSTVTLVRDDQELVPLPNRPTLVVGADGSVVGRISRGLRSAGLRTTESVTGPDPSRELIDRARRQARSAFQTVVVMSAGWRSQRQRMLSRAIREAASRVVLVAVTEPYDAGMVADGGTMLLTYSATPGSVDALVRVLLGRVPPTGRLPLAVGEIPDRPLFPYGAGVVR from the coding sequence GTGATCGATCCGCTGCCGGTCCTGGCCACGATGAACCTCGAGCAGAAGATCGGTCAGCTGATCATCCAGCTGGTCTACGGCGCGGCCGACGACGAACCGGACAAGCGCAACACCGAACTCTTCGGCGTCCCGACCCCTGCCGAGGTCGTCAGGAAATACCACCTGGGCGGTGTGGTCTATTTCGCCTGGGCCGGCAACACCGCCGATCCGCGGCAGATCGGCCGACTCAGCAACGGACTGCAAGCCGCCGCGAAGGCGGCCGGACTGCCACCGTTGATCATCGGCACCGACCAGGAGACCGGCCGGGTGGTCCGGATGGGGCCGCCGGCAACCCAGTTCCCCGGCGCGATGGCGTTGGCGGCAGCCCATTCCGCTGATGCGGTCCGGCAGGCGTACGCGATCACCGGTCGGGAGCTCCGGGCGGTCGGGATCAACGCCGATTTCGCGCCGGTCGCCGACGTCAACGTCAATCAGGCCAATCCGGTGATCGGCGTCCGCTCCTTCAGCAGCGAACCCGACGTCGTCGCCGATCAGGTTGCCGCGGCGGTTGCCGGCCTGCAACTCGACGCCGGCATCTCCGCCGCGGCTAAGCACTTCCCGGGTCACGGCGACACAGCAACCGACAGCCATCACGGGTTGCCGGTGATCACCCACTCCATGATCGACTGGGAGGCACTGGACGCACCGCCGTTCCGGGCCGCGGTACGCAGCGGAGTCGACATGATCATGACCGGGCATCTGGCGCTGCCGGACTGCGATCCGTCGGGTGATCCCGCAACTCTGAGCCGCCCGGTACTGACCGGGCTGTTGCGGGAGGATCTCGACTTCTCGGGAGTGATCATCACCGACTCGCTGCGGATGGATGCGGTCCGGGAGTCCTACGGCGACGGTGAGGTCGCAGTCCGTGCCCTGGAGGCCGGGGTGGACATCCTGTTGGAGCCCGCCGATCCGGATGCCGCGGTGTCGGCGATCAGGGAGGCGATACAAACCGGCCGGCTGACCGAGCAGCGGATCGACGCCAGCGTGCGACGGATCCTGGAACTGAAGCAGCGTCGCGGTCTCTTCGACGTAGCGCCGACCGATGCCGCGGAGATCGATCGCTTGGTCGGCAGTGTAGAGAACCGCGACCGGGCGGCAGCGATCACCGACTCAACCGTCACCCTGGTCCGCGATGATCAGGAACTGGTTCCGCTTCCCAACCGCCCGACGCTGGTCGTCGGCGCGGACGGATCCGTGGTCGGCCGGATCTCCCGCGGGCTTCGCTCCGCCGGCCTGCGGACCACCGAATCGGTCACCGGCCCCGATCCCAGCCGGGAGTTGATCGACAGGGCGCGGCGACAGGCGAGGTCGGCCTTCCAGACCGTGGTGGTGATGAGCGCCGGCTGGCGCAGCCAGCGTCAGCGGATGCTGTCCCGCGCGATCCGGGAGGCGGCGTCGCGGGTCGTCCTGGTGGCGGTCACCGAACCGTACGACGCCGGCATGGTCGCCGACGGCGGCACGATGCTGTTGACCTATTCCGCCACGCCCGGCTCGGTGGACGCACTGGTCAGGGTGCTGCTCGGTCGGGTGCCGCCGACCGGTCGGCTGCCATTGGCCGTCGGCGAGATCCCCGATCGCCCGCTGTTCCCCTATGGTGCCGGGGTGGTCCGATGA
- a CDS encoding DivIVA domain-containing protein, whose translation MEWAIAILVIAVLGCAAAVAAGGVGEMSREPVRDTYRQDLPDRPLTAVDLENLKFGVTIRGYAMDQVDDVLARLGHEIAERDALIRDLTMNGPATTTTPVDERVGR comes from the coding sequence ATGGAGTGGGCGATCGCGATCCTGGTGATCGCCGTGCTGGGATGCGCGGCCGCGGTGGCGGCCGGAGGAGTCGGCGAGATGAGCAGGGAACCCGTGCGGGACACTTACCGGCAGGACCTACCTGACCGGCCGTTGACCGCTGTTGATCTGGAGAACCTGAAGTTCGGCGTCACGATCCGTGGTTATGCCATGGATCAGGTGGACGACGTGCTCGCCCGGCTGGGTCACGAGATCGCAGAACGTGATGCGCTGATTCGCGATCTGACCATGAACGGTCCGGCCACCACAACGACACCGGTCGATGAGAGGGTAGGCCGGTGA